CCATTTTATCTAGTAAATGCTATGAAAGATAGCCCTTTAAAAAGTGAGTTAAAAGAGTGCTTAAATAAAAAAGAGTTTGTAAAAAGTGACTTTGTCATCGGTCATAGGGGCTCGCCACTAGCATTTCCAGAACATACAAAAGAAAGCTACATCGCAGCAGCTAAAATGGGAGCTGGAGTTTTAGAATGCGATGTGGCTTTTACAAAAGATAAAGAGTTAGTTTGCAGACACTCTCAGTGCGACCTTCATACAACGACAAATATTTTAAAAACAGATTTAGCAAAAAAATGCACTCAAAATTTCAAACCTGCCAAATTTGATGAAAACGCAAAACTAATAGAAAAAGCAAGTGCAAAGTGCTGCACAAGTGATATAACTTTAGCTGAGTTTAAAAGCTTAAAAGGTAAAATGGATGCCTCAAATCCAAATGCTACAAATTTAGACGAGTACATAAACGCAACTCCTTCGTGGAGAACAGATCTTTTCTCGCAAGACGCTACGCTTTTAAGCCACAAAGAAAGCATTGAGCTTTTTAAAAATCTTGGAGTGAAAATGACTCCTGAGTTAAAATCTCCAGAAGTTAAAATGCCTTTTGATGGGGACTATACGCAAGAAAAATACGCACAACAACTCCTTGATGAGTATGAGGAAGTAGGAATTGATCCAAAAAATGTATATCCACAATCATTTAATTTAAGTGATGTTAAATACTGGGTTAGCAAAGGTGGAGAATACGGCAAGCAAGGTGTTTATCTAACAGAGTTAAACGAACCTGATACGATGAAAAAGTATGAAGATGAAGTTTTAGAAATCAAAAAAAGTGGCATTAAATACGTCGCACCTGCACTTTTTATGCTAGTTAGCTTAGATGAAAATAAAAAGCTAATTGCGTCAAATTATGCAAAAATGCTAAAAGATTTTAATATAATTTCTTGGAGTTTAGAGCGTTCTGCTCCTCTTAAAAACGGCGGAGGTTGGTATTATACAGGGCTTGATGAGTGGATTTATGGTGATGGAAATATCTATGAGTTAGTTGATGTTTTAGCTCAAGATGTTGGCATAATGGCACTTTTTTCAGACTGGCCTGCGACAGTTACATTTTATGCAAATTGTAAAAATACAAATAAAGAAAAATAAACTTTTGATACCTAAATAAATTTAGGTATCATCTTAGGATGGATATGATATTTTTTGATTATGATGGTGTGCTTGTTGATAGCTTAAATTTATGTATAAGTTCTTGTAAATTTGCTGCTAAAAAGCTAAATTTTAAAGGCAATTTTCCCGAGAATCCATATCTAAATTTAAACCCAGTAACCTATCACGAAGTAGCAAGAAGGCTAAATTTAGATGGTAATGAGTTTGATAGATTAGCGACTAGCTATGTAAATAAAAATTTGAATAGCTTAAAGCTCTTTAAAGGAGCTAAAGAAACATTAGAAATTTTAAGTAAAAAGCACACTCTTTTTGTCATTAGTTCTACAAAAAAAGAAGTCGTTCAAAATTCTTTAAAAAACAAAGGAATTTTAAATTACTTTAAAGAAATTTATGGTGGAACTGATATTTCAAAACAAAAGCGTCTTGAAATTTATGCCACTAAAAATTCCATTATGATAGGTGATAGCATAAGTGATATGAATGCTGCAAAAGGTGCTGGCGTTTACGCTATAGGGGCACTTTGGGGTTGGCAGAGTGCTGATATGCTAAAAGACGGGGATGTTTTGGTTAAAGACTACGCTGAGTTATTGGAGGCTATAAGGGCTTTTTATAACTAAGCTAAAATTCCAAATCCTAAATTTAATGATTTTAAGCTAAAACAAAATAAAAATAGGTAAAATCATCTTTTAAATTTTTAATCAAAGGATGATTATGCTTAAAAGTATTAGCAATATTGCTGGAAAATATATTGCTGTTTGGGTACTTATAGCTACGATATTTTCTCTATTTTTGCCTGAAGTTGGAAGTAAATTAGTAAGTACATCGTGGGTTAGCTATATTTTAGGTGTTATAATGTTTGGAATGGGTTTAACGGTTAGAACGAGTGACTTTAAGGAGCTTTTGATTCGTCCAAAACTCGTTATAATCGGCATTATATCGCAGTTTGCTATTATGCCACTCATTGCTTTTATTTTGGTTAAGGCATTTAATTTACCTCTTGCTTTAGCAATTGGCGTGGTTTTAGTTGGAACCTGTCCTGGTGGAACTAGTTCAAATGTTATAACTTACCTTAGTAAAGGCGATGTTGCTTTATCTGTTGCTATAACAAGCTGTACAACGCTTTTAGCACCATTTATGACACCATTTCTTACTCATTTAATTATAGGGCAAAGCATAGATGTAGATGTTTTGGGTATGTTTTTAGGAATTGTAAAAGTCGTGATAATACCAATACTTGCAGGAATTTTGTTTCATAAATTTGTTCCTAAAGTCACTGAATTTCTGCAAGATATCTTACCTTTTATATCTACAGCTGGTATCGTAGCTATTGTCATAGCTGTAGTTAGTAAAAGTGCTGGGGCTATTATTGCAAATTTAGGTGTTATAGTTATTGTTGTTATATGTCATAATTTATTTGGTTATTTGCTTGGATTTTTTGTTGGCAAAGCAGTTACTAAAGAGATTTCTAAGGTTAAAACGCTTTCAATTGAAGTTGGTATGCAAAACTCAGGACTTGCGAGTGCTTTAGCTGTTGCGCACTTTAGTGCTTATCCATTAGCTGCTGTTCCAGGGGCGTTATTTAGTGTATGGCACAATATATCAGGTGGAATTTTAGCTTCTATCTATGCTAGAATGAAGTAAATTTTAGGGGTAGTTTTACCCCTTTTTATATAAATTTAATCCAATTTCTTACCTAAAAATCTTGCTGAAAGATATCCGCTAACTCCAGATATAAGCGATCCAAGTAGTATAGCCAATCTATCAGCATAACCAAATTCATCACTTCCACCATAAGCAAGATTGTTTATAAAAAGACTCATTGTAAAGCCTATCCCGCATATCATCCCCATAGCATAAATTTGAGTCCAGTTTGAGTTTTTAGGCAAATTTGCTAAATTTAGTTTAACAATAATAAAGCTAAATAAAAATATACCTATTTGTTTTCCTAAAAATAGCCCAAGTATTATTCCAAGTGATACAGAGCCAAAAAGCTGATCTGCTCCTATGCCTTTTAGGCTAACTCCTGCATTTACAAAAGCAAAAAGCGGTAAAATGATGAAATTTACAGGAGTATGTAGGGCGTGTTCCATGCTTTTAAGCATAGAATTTTTACCTTTTAAAGGTATACAAAATGCAACTATAACTCCAGCAATGGTTGCATGAATGCCTGAGTTTAAAACAAAAAACCAAAGCAGCACTCCAAGAACTATGTATGGAGCTTTTTTATTAATATTTGCTTTGTTTATTAGAAAAAGAGCTATCGCTATAATAAAACTTAGTCCTAAAAATAGCAAATTTAAATCATCAGAGTAAAAAATAGCAATGATTAGTATAGCACACAAATCATCAACAATAGCTATAGTTAAGATAAAAAGCTTTAAACTTGATGGCACTTTATCGCCAAGTAAAGCTAGTACGCCAACTGCAAATGCAATATCAGTAGCAGTAGGTATTGCCCAGCCTTTCATAGCAAATTCATTTCCACTATTTATAGCTACAAATATAATAGCAGGCATTAAAACTCCGCCTATAGCAGCTGCTATAGGAAGTGTAACTTGAGAAATATCTTTTAGCTGACCAATCATCATCTCTCTTTTTAACTCAAGCCCTATAAGAAAAAAGAAAAGCACCATAAGAGCATCATTTACCCAAAAATGAACGCTTCCTTCTATTTTATAATCTGGAAATGGTAGAAATTTATAGTGAGTAAAGGAGTTATAAAAATCACTTAAAAAATTAATATTTTGAAATAAGATAGCTAAAAAAGCAGCTAAAATAAGCAAAATACCAATTGCGGATTCCGAGTGCAGTAAGTTTTTGATTTTATTTATCATATAAACCTTTCATGTTAGATATATAAAAGGTTATAAAAAGAGTATAAATTTGACAATAGTAACTGAGAAATAAAGTTAAATTTAAGCTTTATGTTACAAATTTACACTATTTAAGATTTAAAAAATTTATCAATTTAGGGGTTATACCCCTAAATTTTTCACATATATTTTTCTAAAACTTTTGGAATTTTTATAGAACCATTGCTTTGTTGGAAATTTTCCATTATTGCTATTAAGGTTCTTCCAACTGCTAAAGATGAGCCATTTAGCGTGTGAGCTAGGATATTTTTTTTGCCATCTTTGTAGCGAATTTTGGCTCTTCTAGCTTGAAAATCACGACAATTTGAGATAGAACTAATCTCGCGGTAGCAATTCTGCGAAGGAAGCCAAACTTCTAGATCAATCGTCTTTGCTGCACTAAAGCCTAAATCCCCACTACAAAGTAGCATATGGCGGTGTGGAAGTTCAAGGCTAGTTAGTAAGTCACTCGCACAACTTACCATCTCATCAAAAACTTTATCGCTTTCATCAGCTTTTGTAATTGATACTAGCTCAACTTTTTCAAACTGATGCTGTCTAATCATCCCCCTAGTATCACGCCCAGCACTTCCAGCCTCGCGTCTAAAACAGTGGCTATAACAAGTCATTTTAAGTGGCAGATCAGTTAAAATTTCATCGTTATATAAATTTGTAACAGGAACTTCACTAGTTGGTATGAGGTAAAGCTCATCTTCATTTATTTTATATAAATCTTCTTCAAATTTTGGAAGCTGACCAGTGCCATAAAGAATCTCAGGCTTTACAACAAAAGGCACATTTACAAGCTCAAATCCCCTTGAAATGTTAAAATCAATCATATAATTAACCAAAGCCCTATTTAGCTTCGCACCAAGCCCTTTTATAGCTGTAAATCTACTTCCACTAAGCTTAACTCCACGCTCAAAATCAAGCCAGCCAAGGCTTTCGCCAAGTTCATAGTGTGGTTTTGGCTCAAAGTCAAATTTAGGAATCTCAAGCACTTTTTTAAGCTGGGCATTATCATTTTCATCTTCGCCAAAAGGAACATCATCATCGATTATATTTGGAATGTGAGATGCTTTTTGATTTAAACTCTCATCAAGCAAATTTACCTTTTCTTGAAGAGTTTGAACGCACTGTTTATTTAAGTCAAGTTCTTTTTTAAGTTCGCTAATATCCTCACCATTTCGTGCTTTTATGCCAACTTCTTTGCTTTTTGAGTTTTGTATGGCCTGAAGATTTTCAAGTTCAAGTTTAGTGCTTTTTAGTTCATTATAAAGATCTAAAAGCTCTTTTAAAGCTTTTGAATCCACCTTTTTGGCAATGAGTTTTTTATTAAACTCATCAAAATTTGTATCTATTAGTTTTAAATTTATCATATTATCCTACATAAATAAATGATTTAGCTATTATAATTATAATAATTGAGGCTATTAAAGCGTGTGGATGAATGTTTCCTAATGGACTTGGTTTTTTAAGTATGATTTTAAAGATTTTATTTATTAAAATCATAGCAAAGATGATAAATCCAAGCAGAACTTTAAGCATAAAAAGCTTTTGCCCGCCAGTTTCAAAGTAGCCTATATCGCTATTTACCCATCTAGTCATCATCATTCCGCCTGTCAAAATGATAACAAAAACAACCCAAGGCATTATCTTGCCAGCAACGCTTTCGTTTGCTTTTCTAGCTTCTTGCCCATTTGGAAGTTTTTTCATAACCAACGGCATAATAACAACATCAAAAAACAGATATCCCACAAAAACAACAGCACAGAATAAGTGCACAACTAAAGCATAAGGATAAATTGCATCCATTTTTTCTCCTAAAAATTTTCTAATCTCAAGATGATATCAAAATAGTCCTAAATTTTTAATAATAAAGCTTTAAAAACTAAAATACTAATTAAATTTATGAGCTAAATTTATTATTAAAGATAAATAAAAAATATTTTAAAAATTTGTTTTATTATGGATTTTTTATTTTGAGTTTATCCAACAATTTTTACTTTTATTTGTGTCATAAATTTTACCATCCATAATATTCTCCTAAATTTAAATTTTCTTGATCGCAAAATTCCTTAATGCCTATTTTGATTTTGTCATTTATAAAGCCATTTTTGAACAATAATTCCAAAATTTTCTCATCTTTTGTTGTAACGAAAAATATGATAATATCTAAAATTTCATCAAATTTAAAATCATCAATCTTATAGTTAGAAAAGGCAGATATAAAGTATTTTTCATATTTATCTCTTAAATTTAAATACTCATCTTCTTTTATATAGTCATACAGCTTATCAAATTCTTTGTTTTTAAAATATTCATTTACTTTTATTCCCATATCAAGAAAGATAATATATGATAGAGCCTTTTCTGGATTAACTCTTTTTTTGGAAAAATAATCAAAAATTTTAAATTTGGCATCATCCTTATTATCATACACAATGATAAAAGCTGGCAAATAAATGGGGTCATCATCTGATATTATTGCTGTATTATTTAAATCAAGTCCATATTTTTCAAAGATTCTAAGTAGATTGATTTTATTTTGAAAATCTGTATTGGATTTTAGAATTTGAGCAGGATATGAAAATTTAAAGACCTCTCCTTGGTTTTCAACTTTAATGTATTCGTTTGGATTTGCTCCATTTAATAAAAGCAAATTTAAGATATTTTTGTTTTCTATATTATTTATATTTTTTTCAATAAAACTTAAAGTAGCTACATAAAGGGGCGACAAAATGTTGTTTGTATTAAAATTTACAAGATTTGGATTTTTATTAAGCATAGCCTTGACTTTATAATAGTCATCAGCTACTATTGCCTCGCATAACTCATCAACTTGCCTTATTAAATTTTCCTCTTGTATTACAATATTTTGCTTTATCTCATCAGAAAAGCTGAAATTTAGCATTATTGACATAAATAGCATTGATTTAAAAATTTGTTTTATTAGCACCATAAAACCTCTTAATACCTAGCTAAATTTTAAGAACAAATTTTAATAAATTCCTACAATTTCTCGGACTTTTTCCATTTTTTTAGCAGCTATAGTAGATGCCTTTTTTGCCCCGATACTTAAAATTTCATCGACTTTATCTTTATTGTTTAAGTAGTACTCAAATTTTTCCCTAGCGTCCTTAAAATACTCGCTCACAAGCTCATTTAAATATGCCTTAAAATGCCCATATCCTTCGCCGCCTTTTTCATATCTTTTTTGAAGTTCTTTTTGACCATCATCATCTAAAAAAAGTTTAGCGATATTATAAACATTACAGTTTTGCCACTCTTTTGGGCTTTCTAAAGGCGTACTATCAGTTACTATTTTGCCAGTTTGTTTTTTTAGAGTTTTTGCATCAGCAAAAATATCAATGGTATTTCCGTAACTTTTACTCATCTTTGCACCATCAGTTCCTGGAACAGTTGCGATATTTTCATCGACCCTAGCTTCTGGAAGTGTGAAAATTTCACCATGAGAGTTGTTAAATTTAAGTGCGATATCACGGGCTATTTCGACATGTTGGATTTGGTCTTTACCAACTGGTACTAAATTTGAGTCATATAGCAAAATATCAGCTGCCATTAAAACTGGATAACTAAACAGATCATGTTTTGTGTCAAAGCCTTTTGCAACTTTATCTTTATAGGCATGAGCTCTTTCAAGTAGGCCCATCGGCGTATATGAACTTAAAATCCAATATAACTCAAGCACTTCTTTTACTGCACTTTGTACCCAAAATGTGCTTTTTTGTGGGTCTATGCCTAAGGCTAAAAATGCACACGCCGCTTCAAAGGTGTTATTAGCCAAAAGGTGTGCATCTTTTGCTGAAGTTAGTGCGTGATAGTTTGCTATAAACATAAACATATCGCTACTGCCTTCATTTTGTAAATCAATCATTGGCTTAATGCTTGCGAAATAATTTCCTAAATGTAACTTTCCTGATGGTTGAAGCCCTGTTAGAATTCTCATAATCATCCTTAAATTTAAATTCCAAAATTTTAACTAAGTATGCTTAAATTTGGTTTATTTATAAATTTAAGTTCTTAAGGGGCTTAATTTATGGCTAAAATTCATAAAAATCCTAAAATTTAAGCGAAAAAATATCAAAATTTCAGTATTCTTATAAATCTAAATTTTAAGGCAGTATGTTGAAGGAAAAGATTTTTAAATTTCTATTTTTTATAGCTATTGTGGTTGTGGCGGTTTATTATACATTTCCAAGAGATCTTAGCGATGCTCAGCAAATGGCGTATTTTACAAGCTATCTAACTACCATAAAGCTTACAACAGGCGGTATCATCATCGGTATTGTGCTTGGATTTATATTAGCTTTTACAAGATCTTTAAACATAAAGCCGCTAAATTTTATAATTGATGAGTATGTTGATATAATCCGAGGAACGCCGATACTTATTCAGCTTATGGTTTTTGTTTT
The sequence above is a segment of the Campylobacter corcagiensis genome. Coding sequences within it:
- a CDS encoding bile acid:sodium symporter family protein, which codes for MLKSISNIAGKYIAVWVLIATIFSLFLPEVGSKLVSTSWVSYILGVIMFGMGLTVRTSDFKELLIRPKLVIIGIISQFAIMPLIAFILVKAFNLPLALAIGVVLVGTCPGGTSSNVITYLSKGDVALSVAITSCTTLLAPFMTPFLTHLIIGQSIDVDVLGMFLGIVKVVIIPILAGILFHKFVPKVTEFLQDILPFISTAGIVAIVIAVVSKSAGAIIANLGVIVIVVICHNLFGYLLGFFVGKAVTKEISKVKTLSIEVGMQNSGLASALAVAHFSAYPLAAVPGALFSVWHNISGGILASIYARMK
- the nhaA gene encoding Na+/H+ antiporter NhaA, with the protein product MINKIKNLLHSESAIGILLILAAFLAILFQNINFLSDFYNSFTHYKFLPFPDYKIEGSVHFWVNDALMVLFFFLIGLELKREMMIGQLKDISQVTLPIAAAIGGVLMPAIIFVAINSGNEFAMKGWAIPTATDIAFAVGVLALLGDKVPSSLKLFILTIAIVDDLCAILIIAIFYSDDLNLLFLGLSFIIAIALFLINKANINKKAPYIVLGVLLWFFVLNSGIHATIAGVIVAFCIPLKGKNSMLKSMEHALHTPVNFIILPLFAFVNAGVSLKGIGADQLFGSVSLGIILGLFLGKQIGIFLFSFIIVKLNLANLPKNSNWTQIYAMGMICGIGFTMSLFINNLAYGGSDEFGYADRLAILLGSLISGVSGYLSARFLGKKLD
- the trpS gene encoding tryptophan--tRNA ligase, whose amino-acid sequence is MRILTGLQPSGKLHLGNYFASIKPMIDLQNEGSSDMFMFIANYHALTSAKDAHLLANNTFEAACAFLALGIDPQKSTFWVQSAVKEVLELYWILSSYTPMGLLERAHAYKDKVAKGFDTKHDLFSYPVLMAADILLYDSNLVPVGKDQIQHVEIARDIALKFNNSHGEIFTLPEARVDENIATVPGTDGAKMSKSYGNTIDIFADAKTLKKQTGKIVTDSTPLESPKEWQNCNVYNIAKLFLDDDGQKELQKRYEKGGEGYGHFKAYLNELVSEYFKDAREKFEYYLNNKDKVDEILSIGAKKASTIAAKKMEKVREIVGIY
- a CDS encoding copper resistance protein CopD, with the protein product MDAIYPYALVVHLFCAVVFVGYLFFDVVIMPLVMKKLPNGQEARKANESVAGKIMPWVVFVIILTGGMMMTRWVNSDIGYFETGGQKLFMLKVLLGFIIFAMILINKIFKIILKKPSPLGNIHPHALIASIIIIIIAKSFIYVG
- the serS gene encoding serine--tRNA ligase, whose product is MINLKLIDTNFDEFNKKLIAKKVDSKALKELLDLYNELKSTKLELENLQAIQNSKSKEVGIKARNGEDISELKKELDLNKQCVQTLQEKVNLLDESLNQKASHIPNIIDDDVPFGEDENDNAQLKKVLEIPKFDFEPKPHYELGESLGWLDFERGVKLSGSRFTAIKGLGAKLNRALVNYMIDFNISRGFELVNVPFVVKPEILYGTGQLPKFEEDLYKINEDELYLIPTSEVPVTNLYNDEILTDLPLKMTCYSHCFRREAGSAGRDTRGMIRQHQFEKVELVSITKADESDKVFDEMVSCASDLLTSLELPHRHMLLCSGDLGFSAAKTIDLEVWLPSQNCYREISSISNCRDFQARRAKIRYKDGKKNILAHTLNGSSLAVGRTLIAIMENFQQSNGSIKIPKVLEKYM
- a CDS encoding glycerophosphodiester phosphodiesterase family protein, with protein sequence MRKVILGFVVITSSLLASDLSQINKKVEIGIRPFYLVNAMKDSPLKSELKECLNKKEFVKSDFVIGHRGSPLAFPEHTKESYIAAAKMGAGVLECDVAFTKDKELVCRHSQCDLHTTTNILKTDLAKKCTQNFKPAKFDENAKLIEKASAKCCTSDITLAEFKSLKGKMDASNPNATNLDEYINATPSWRTDLFSQDATLLSHKESIELFKNLGVKMTPELKSPEVKMPFDGDYTQEKYAQQLLDEYEEVGIDPKNVYPQSFNLSDVKYWVSKGGEYGKQGVYLTELNEPDTMKKYEDEVLEIKKSGIKYVAPALFMLVSLDENKKLIASNYAKMLKDFNIISWSLERSAPLKNGGGWYYTGLDEWIYGDGNIYELVDVLAQDVGIMALFSDWPATVTFYANCKNTNKEK
- a CDS encoding HAD family hydrolase is translated as MIFFDYDGVLVDSLNLCISSCKFAAKKLNFKGNFPENPYLNLNPVTYHEVARRLNLDGNEFDRLATSYVNKNLNSLKLFKGAKETLEILSKKHTLFVISSTKKEVVQNSLKNKGILNYFKEIYGGTDISKQKRLEIYATKNSIMIGDSISDMNAAKGAGVYAIGALWGWQSADMLKDGDVLVKDYAELLEAIRAFYN